The Nocardioides marmorisolisilvae genomic interval GGTCGGGGCGCATCCGCGCGATCAAGCGCTTGGCCGACGGCTTGAACGTGCTCGCCTTCTGGCCGACCATGCCGCCGCCCCACGGGCCGCGACCCGGCCCGCCCTGAGCCACCTGGACCCGCTCGGTCTCCTTCAGGCGGCCGCCCTGCGCGGTCGACCCTGCCTCCTGACGTCGCTCGCTCATGCCGCCTCCTCCGCGGACATCTGGGACTCGACGATCTCCCGGTACGTGGCGCAGGACTCGAGCAGCTCGTGATGGGTGCCGCTGCCGACGACCGCACCGTCCTCCACCACCAGGATCAGGTCCGCGTCGCGGATCGTCGACACGCGCTGCGCGACGATCAGCACCGTCGAGTCACGCGTCACCGGCTTGAGCGCGGCCCGCAACCGGGCGTCGGTCGCCAGGTCGAGCGCCGAGAACGAGTCGTCGAACAGGTAGATCTCCGGCCGCCGGATCAGGGCTCGTGCGATGGCCAGCCGTTGCCGCTGACCACCCGACACGTTGGTGCCGCCCTGGGCGATGTGCGCCTCCAGCCCGCCGGGCATCGCCGCGACGAAGTCGCGGGCCTGGGCGATCTCGAGCGCCTCCCACATCTCCTCCTCGGTCGCGTCGGCCTTGCCGTAGCGCAGGTTGGAGGCGACGGTCCCCGAGAAGAGGAACGCCTTCTGCGGGATCAGGCCGAGGCGGGCCCACAACGCGTCGGGGTCCAGCCGTCGTACGTCGACGCCGCCGACGTACACGGCGCCGCCGGTGACGTCGAACAGCCGCGGGACCAGGTTGACCATCGTCGACTTGCCGGCGCCGGTCGAGCCGATGATCGCGACCGTCTGTCCGGGGCGCGCCTCGAAGGTGACGTCGCGCACCACAGGGACGTCTGCTCCGGGGTAGGTCAAGCTGACCGAGTCGAAGCGCAGGGTGCCGCGCTCGGCGACGCCGGTGACCGGCTGCTCGGGCGCGACCACCGAGCTGTCGGCGTCGAGCACCTCGACGATCCGGTCCGCGCAGACCGCGGCGCGCGGGATCATCATCATCATGAAGGTGCCCATCATCACCGACATCAGGATCTGCATGATGTAGGACAGGTAGGCAGTCAGATCGCCGATCTGCATGGTGCCGGCGTCGATGCGATGCCCACCGAACCACAGCACCGCGACCGAGGACAGGTTCGCGATCACCATCACGGTCGGGAACATCGCGGCCATCCACCGCCCGGCCCGGACCGAGACGTCGGTCAGGTCGTCGTTGGCGACCCGGAACCGCTCGGTCTCCTCGGGCTCGCGT includes:
- a CDS encoding ABC transporter ATP-binding protein, with product MLIELVRRYLRTYRRWIVAIVCLQFVGTVAALFLPSLNADIIDNGVVTGDIGYIVRTGAVMLGVACVQIACSVAAVYCAARTAMGFGRDLRAAIFHRVGMFSQREVQHFGAPSLITRETNDVQQVQMLVLMSFTLMVMAPIMMVGGIVMAMHVNLGLSWLIAVSVPLLAASIGFVIAHMVPSFRQMQVRIDEVNRLLREQITGVRVVRAFVREPEETERFRVANDDLTDVSVRAGRWMAAMFPTVMVIANLSSVAVLWFGGHRIDAGTMQIGDLTAYLSYIMQILMSVMMGTFMMMMIPRAAVCADRIVEVLDADSSVVAPEQPVTGVAERGTLRFDSVSLTYPGADVPVVRDVTFEARPGQTVAIIGSTGAGKSTMVNLVPRLFDVTGGAVYVGGVDVRRLDPDALWARLGLIPQKAFLFSGTVASNLRYGKADATEEEMWEALEIAQARDFVAAMPGGLEAHIAQGGTNVSGGQRQRLAIARALIRRPEIYLFDDSFSALDLATDARLRAALKPVTRDSTVLIVAQRVSTIRDADLILVVEDGAVVGSGTHHELLESCATYREIVESQMSAEEAA